From Streptomyces sp. SCSIO 75703:
AAGACAACGATCGGTCACCGGCCCGCCCACACATCTACGCGCGTAGGCAAAGACCGGCTACCCTCGTCCGCGTGAACGCATCTCTTCTTCCGGACGACATCCAGGGCGACCCCTACGCCGCCGCCGACGCCGCCGCGGCCCGCCTGCGCGAACTCACCGGCGCCGAGACCCACGACGTCGCCCTCGTGATGGGCTCCGGCTGGGCACCGGCCGTGGACGCCCTGGGCGCCCCCGAGGCCGATCTCCAGGTCACCGAGCTGCCCGGCTTCCCGCCGCCGGCGGTCGAGGGGCACGGCGGCAGGATCCGCTCGTACGCCATCGGTGACAAGCGCGCGCTGGTCTTCCTCGGCCGCACCCACTACTACGAGGGGCACGGGGTGGCGGCGGTCGCCCACGGCGTCCGCACGGCGGCGGCCGCGGGCGTCAAGTCGGTCGTCCTCACCAACGGCTGCGGCGGCCTGCGCGAGGGCATGCGCCCCGGCCAGCCGGTCCTGATCAGCGACCACATCAACCTCACGGCGGCCTCCCCCATCGTCGGCGCCAACTTCGTCGACCTCACCGACCTGTACTCCCCGCGCCTGCGCGCGCTGTGCAAGGAGGTCGACCCCACGCTGGAGGAGGGCGTCTACGCGCAGTTCCCCGGCCCGCACTACGAGACCCCGGCGGAGATCCGCATGGCCCGGGTGATCGGCGCGGACCTGGTGGGCATGTCGACGGTCCTGGAGGCCATCGCGGCGCGCGAGGCGGGCGCCGAGGTCCTGGGCATCTCCCTGGTGACCAACCTGGCGGCCGGCATGACGGGTGAACCCCTCAACCACGAGGAGGTCCTCCAGGCGGGCCGCGACTCCGCCACCCGCATGGGCGAACTCCTCGCCCGGCTCCTGGGCCGCCTGTAACCGGCGGCCCGCACCCGCGTACGGCGGCGAGGGCGTGCCGGGGTGGCGTCCGCCCGCGACGTGCGGCGCGCCGGCTCCGGCACCTCGGTGAACGGCGGATTCCGCGCCGCTCCGAGGACGGACG
This genomic window contains:
- a CDS encoding purine-nucleoside phosphorylase, with protein sequence MNASLLPDDIQGDPYAAADAAAARLRELTGAETHDVALVMGSGWAPAVDALGAPEADLQVTELPGFPPPAVEGHGGRIRSYAIGDKRALVFLGRTHYYEGHGVAAVAHGVRTAAAAGVKSVVLTNGCGGLREGMRPGQPVLISDHINLTAASPIVGANFVDLTDLYSPRLRALCKEVDPTLEEGVYAQFPGPHYETPAEIRMARVIGADLVGMSTVLEAIAAREAGAEVLGISLVTNLAAGMTGEPLNHEEVLQAGRDSATRMGELLARLLGRL